The following proteins are encoded in a genomic region of Agelaius phoeniceus isolate bAgePho1 chromosome 17, bAgePho1.hap1, whole genome shotgun sequence:
- the TNFRSF6B gene encoding tumor necrosis factor receptor superfamily member 6B, which translates to MPSCHVPSWRHSSKWMLPPLLLLLAELACDAQPTYQWKDAVTGERITCQQCPPGTFVAQHCSRDRATLCQPCPDLHYTQYWNYLEKCRYCNVICGEKQVEVRQCNATHNRACQCQQGYYSNMELCIRHSECPPGAGALKPGTPFEDTQCHDCPHGFFSSNSSTSPCQPHQDCEQQGKVTNVQGNKYHDTLCTSCRRGGGNSTQGAAADDADCDQAMIDFVVYQNIPVKKLKRLQQILERSPKKQPAWTRAAIQEKIRAFLTHRKEEDSEVTKELLDALRMVKLHSIEEKVRERFLLR; encoded by the exons ATGCCATCCTGCCATGTGCCCAGCTGGAGGCATTCATCCAAG TGGATGCtcccccctctcctccttttgCTGGCTGAGCTCGCCTGCGATGCCCAGCCCACGTACCAGTGGAAGGACGCTGTGACGGGCGAGAGGATCACATGCCAGCAGTGCCCGCCGGGGACCTTCGTGGCACAGCACTGCTCCAGGGACAGAGCCacgctgtgccagccctgcccggaTTTGCACTACACTCAGTACTGGAACTACCTGGAGAAGTGCCGCTACTGCAATGTCATCTGCGGGGAGAAGCAGGTGGAGGTGCGGCAGTGCAATGCCACGCACAACCGCgcctgccagtgccagcagggctaCTACTCCAACATGGAGCTGTGCATCCGGCACTCCGAGTGCCCGCCCGGCGCCGGGGCTCTGAAGCCGG GTACCCCCTTTGAGGACACCCAGTGCCATGACTGCCCCCACGGCTTCTTCTCCTCCAACTCCAGCACCAGCCCATGCCAGCCCCACCAggactgtgagcagcaggggaaGGTGACCAACGTGCAGGGCAACAAGTACCACGACACCCTGTGCACATCCTGCAGACGTGGGGGAGGCAacagcacacagggagcag CTGCAGATGATGCTGACTGCGACCAGGCCATGATAGACTTTGTGGTGTACCAGAACATCCCCGTCAAGAAGCTGAAGCGCCTGCAGCAGATCCTGGAGCGCTCACCAAAGAAGCAGCCAGCATGGACCAGGGCAGCCATCCAGGAGAAAATCCGGGCTTTCCTCACCCACAGGAAGGAGGAGGACTCTGAAGTcaccaaggagctgctggacgCGCTGCGCATGGTCAAGCTCCACTCCATTGAGGAGAAAGTCCGTGAGCGCTTCCTGCTGCGCTGA